One segment of Natronosalvus halobius DNA contains the following:
- a CDS encoding MnhB domain-containing protein: protein MTTVIMRTTARVVVPIILVVAASLFVEGHNLPGGGFIGGVLAATAFVVIYLAFDLDFLERGVLGREVESGAPPSRDRVVLAYRRLFEYGLAIAVLSALIPMALGYPFLSQTFREFEGVPIYHHVEIASALAFDFGVLCVVLGGLLTILSVVGDE from the coding sequence GTGACCACCGTGATCATGCGGACCACTGCCCGCGTCGTCGTCCCCATCATCCTCGTCGTCGCCGCGTCGCTGTTCGTCGAGGGACACAACCTCCCCGGGGGCGGGTTCATCGGCGGCGTCCTCGCGGCCACCGCCTTCGTCGTCATCTACCTCGCGTTCGACCTGGACTTCCTCGAGCGTGGCGTCCTCGGGCGGGAGGTCGAATCCGGCGCGCCTCCCTCGCGGGATCGCGTCGTCCTCGCTTACCGCCGGCTGTTCGAGTACGGGCTAGCGATCGCCGTCCTCAGCGCGCTGATCCCCATGGCTCTCGGCTATCCGTTCCTCAGCCAGACGTTCCGCGAGTTCGAGGGGGTCCCGATCTATCACCACGTCGAGATTGCCAGCGCGCTGGCGTTCGACTTCGGAGTTCTCTGTGTGGTACTCGGGGGCCTCCTGACGATCCTCTCGGTGGTGGGAGACGAATGA
- a CDS encoding sodium:proton antiporter: protein MTAIVVATVVGALCAIGTYLLLQQDLVRVVWGLSLLSQAANVYLLAMGNILPAGPDAVPVLAGHGEPPSGVTDPLVQALVLTAIVIGFGMTAFALFLSYRVYQEHGTLALAELAEADEAGDRR from the coding sequence ATGACCGCCATCGTCGTCGCGACCGTCGTCGGCGCGCTGTGTGCCATCGGAACGTACCTACTCCTTCAGCAGGACCTCGTGCGCGTCGTCTGGGGACTGTCGCTGCTCAGCCAGGCGGCGAACGTCTACCTGCTGGCGATGGGGAATATACTCCCTGCTGGCCCCGACGCAGTCCCCGTCCTGGCGGGCCATGGCGAACCCCCATCGGGCGTCACCGACCCGCTGGTCCAGGCGCTCGTGTTGACGGCCATCGTCATCGGCTTCGGGATGACGGCGTTCGCCCTGTTCCTCTCGTACCGGGTCTACCAGGAACACGGGACGCTCGCGCTGGCCGAGTTGGCCGAAGCGGACGAGGCAGGTGATCGGCGATGA
- a CDS encoding complex I subunit 5 family protein, protein MSVIASWTQIPAAIGAEAASTLVVAPLLIALVTAVASLLSGRWHRGRIGVSVLGALAYLLAVAAIDWYIVLAPDAPGIATYQVGGWVAPFGITLVVDGLSAFMLTMVAVIGMASLLSSIRVLPDLDRHRYYFPLFHFLMVGVTGAFLTGDLFNLFVWFEVMLMASYLFVAYDGNALQTRAAFWYVSLNLVASAVFLLGVGGLYATAGSLNMADLSRRLAEPAAYGIDPVPVVGLFGLLLAVFAIKAGLVPFQFWIPSAYQAAPPQIAALLAGATKKVGIYAIIRLSFTVVGDAPVDVSLAVPFTGFEMAGDSPLVFVGAALFAMAIASIFVGGLGAIGGRSIESVLAYSSIGQVGFIALPVAIAAVVPGLRTFGIVAALVYALNHTLAKGLLFLAVGAVRTATGTSRLAELGGLAGRSPSLAVPFFVGLLALVGIPPLSGFFGKFLVFDVAARTASSALVVVVVAGSVLSLVYATRLWTRSFWGPQSTAVETAVADHVQAAVLLALALAIVGVGVGFEPVYAFAEAGAEAALDADAYVEAVDPADEVSTGSGGDH, encoded by the coding sequence ATGAGTGTGATCGCGTCCTGGACGCAGATACCGGCGGCGATCGGGGCCGAAGCGGCTTCTACCCTCGTCGTCGCTCCGCTCTTGATCGCCCTCGTGACCGCCGTCGCCAGCCTGCTCTCTGGGCGCTGGCACCGCGGCCGGATCGGCGTCAGCGTTCTCGGCGCGCTCGCGTACCTGCTCGCCGTCGCGGCGATCGACTGGTACATCGTGCTCGCGCCCGACGCACCAGGGATCGCGACCTACCAGGTCGGCGGCTGGGTCGCCCCTTTCGGAATTACGCTGGTCGTCGACGGTCTCTCGGCGTTCATGCTGACGATGGTCGCCGTGATCGGGATGGCCTCGCTGCTCTCCTCGATTCGCGTGTTGCCCGATCTCGACCGCCACCGGTACTACTTCCCGCTTTTTCACTTCCTGATGGTGGGCGTGACCGGCGCCTTCCTCACGGGCGACCTGTTCAACCTGTTCGTCTGGTTCGAAGTGATGCTCATGGCCAGCTACCTCTTCGTCGCTTACGACGGCAACGCGCTCCAGACCAGGGCCGCGTTCTGGTACGTCAGCCTCAACCTCGTCGCAAGTGCCGTCTTCCTGCTCGGCGTCGGCGGCCTGTACGCGACGGCGGGGTCGCTCAATATGGCCGACCTCTCGAGGCGCCTCGCGGAACCGGCGGCCTACGGCATCGACCCCGTACCGGTCGTCGGTCTGTTCGGCCTCCTGCTCGCGGTCTTCGCCATCAAGGCGGGACTCGTCCCCTTCCAGTTCTGGATTCCGTCGGCGTACCAGGCCGCGCCGCCACAGATCGCCGCCCTGCTGGCCGGAGCGACGAAGAAGGTCGGTATCTACGCGATCATCCGGCTATCGTTCACCGTCGTCGGCGACGCGCCGGTCGACGTCTCCCTCGCGGTGCCGTTCACGGGCTTCGAGATGGCCGGCGACTCGCCGCTCGTCTTCGTCGGCGCGGCGCTGTTTGCTATGGCCATCGCGAGCATCTTCGTCGGCGGACTCGGTGCCATCGGCGGCCGCTCCATCGAGTCGGTGCTGGCGTACTCGAGCATCGGCCAGGTTGGGTTCATCGCGCTCCCCGTCGCCATCGCGGCGGTGGTCCCGGGGCTCCGAACATTCGGCATCGTCGCCGCGCTCGTCTACGCACTCAATCACACCCTGGCAAAGGGGTTGCTCTTTCTCGCGGTCGGGGCGGTCAGGACCGCGACGGGGACGAGTCGCCTCGCCGAACTGGGCGGCCTCGCCGGGCGCAGTCCGTCGCTCGCGGTACCGTTCTTCGTCGGATTGCTCGCGCTCGTCGGCATCCCGCCGCTGTCGGGCTTCTTCGGGAAGTTCCTCGTCTTCGACGTCGCCGCGCGAACGGCCTCGAGCGCGCTCGTGGTCGTGGTCGTCGCCGGGTCGGTGCTGTCGCTCGTGTACGCGACGCGCCTGTGGACGCGGAGCTTCTGGGGACCGCAGTCCACGGCGGTCGAGACGGCGGTGGCCGATCACGTGCAGGCGGCCGTCCTCCTCGCGCTCGCTCTCGCAATCGTTGGCGTTGGCGTCGGTTTCGAGCCTGTCTACGCCTTCGCCGAGGCCGGGGCCGAGGCCGCGCTGGACGCCGACGCCTACGTCGAGGCCGTCGATCCGGCCGACGAGGTCTCGACGGGATCCGGGGGTGACCACTGA
- a CDS encoding Na+/H+ antiporter subunit E: protein MRTRTWPLAGVVFALLWVFVRGVTLTPSAVLGQLLLGLAVGFPVAFVFRRLYGEWIDVPRSVRAIPSALSYLAIFIWEIMLANVDVTKRVLSPSMPIEPEVFLFPLRVETDLAITTIANSVSITPGTVTLDYDSETNALYIHAVDGRDPETIARTIRTWEEYALVIFDERASPEDPTRDIVVSGGTRASTPVPPDERADETSTVNQLPAEEKAEELEAADRIEHEGEDEHEHEDGGENHD from the coding sequence ATGCGGACCAGAACCTGGCCCCTCGCCGGTGTCGTCTTCGCGCTCCTGTGGGTGTTCGTCCGCGGCGTCACCCTGACGCCGTCTGCCGTCCTCGGACAACTGCTTCTGGGACTCGCCGTCGGGTTCCCCGTCGCGTTCGTCTTCCGTCGACTCTACGGCGAATGGATCGACGTCCCGCGGAGCGTTCGTGCGATTCCGTCTGCCCTCTCGTACCTCGCGATCTTCATCTGGGAGATCATGCTGGCCAACGTCGACGTGACGAAACGTGTCCTCTCGCCCTCGATGCCGATCGAACCGGAGGTGTTCCTGTTCCCCCTGCGCGTCGAGACCGACCTCGCGATCACGACCATCGCCAACAGCGTCTCGATCACGCCGGGAACCGTCACGCTCGACTACGACAGCGAGACGAACGCGCTCTACATTCACGCGGTCGATGGCCGCGACCCGGAGACGATCGCCAGAACGATCAGGACGTGGGAGGAGTACGCACTCGTGATCTTCGACGAGCGAGCGAGTCCCGAGGATCCCACGCGAGACATTGTCGTCTCCGGTGGCACCCGGGCGAGCACGCCGGTTCCGCCCGACGAGCGCGCCGACGAGACCTCGACGGTGAACCAACTGCCGGCGGAGGAGAAGGCAGAAGAACTCGAGGCTGCCGACAGGATCGAACACGAAGGCGAAGACGAACACGAACACGAAGATGGAGGCGAGAACCATGATTGA
- a CDS encoding monovalent cation/H+ antiporter complex subunit F, with product MIDPTLLEVLSATQPSAPPAVLETTVRAALVLAGILCVLASYRVIRGPTEPDRVIGLDAIATNVVAIAVLVALLTDRGLFITVSLVLAIIGFIATVAVAKFLTEGEVIE from the coding sequence ATGATTGATCCCACCCTCCTCGAAGTACTCTCGGCCACACAACCGAGCGCTCCGCCGGCCGTACTCGAGACGACTGTCCGTGCGGCACTGGTGCTCGCGGGTATCCTGTGCGTACTCGCGAGCTATCGCGTCATCCGTGGCCCGACGGAACCGGATCGCGTCATCGGACTCGACGCCATCGCGACAAACGTCGTGGCCATCGCCGTCCTCGTGGCTCTGCTGACCGACCGCGGGCTGTTCATCACCGTGAGCCTCGTCCTGGCGATCATCGGCTTCATCGCAACCGTCGCCGTCGCGAAGTTCCTCACCGAGGGGGAGGTGATCGAGTGA
- the mnhG gene encoding monovalent cation/H(+) antiporter subunit G: MIRTALVIGLVVVGAFFLTVGTIGLLRLPNVYNRMHATSKPTTLGTASIFLAGFVHFGPGAEGLTALVGILFLFLTIPTGSHMIARAAERIGVPFVEGVTWPDPDALERPPERTRDERATDSGDSRRYETGANRSGEPGEAED; encoded by the coding sequence GTGATCCGAACGGCCCTCGTGATCGGCCTGGTCGTCGTCGGGGCGTTCTTCCTGACCGTCGGCACCATCGGCCTCCTGCGACTGCCTAACGTCTACAACCGGATGCACGCGACGAGCAAGCCGACGACCCTCGGGACCGCCTCGATCTTCCTCGCCGGCTTCGTCCACTTCGGTCCCGGCGCCGAAGGACTGACCGCGCTCGTCGGCATCCTCTTTCTGTTCCTGACGATTCCGACGGGCTCACACATGATCGCCCGCGCCGCGGAACGCATCGGGGTTCCCTTCGTCGAGGGGGTCACCTGGCCCGACCCCGACGCGCTCGAGCGACCGCCCGAACGCACCCGTGACGAACGAGCAACCGATTCTGGCGACTCGAGGCGATACGAAACGGGAGCGAACCGGTCGGGCGAGCCTGGCGAGGCCGAGGACTGA
- a CDS encoding SHOCT domain-containing protein — MDEDLWGRFRANATGIASTLVTGLWLGLLVGDIGGDLWLAVLIVGYVGIVPAVSMLFDDDGGEADGLDEVDEAVEADDAGWPNVPGETDETGTTGTSGTSGTSGTTATHEPNQRLPGSRAPSSEDRANALAMLRTRYAAGELTDAQFEHKLERLLEVETLEDAEVWGRERDESTEEGSEPGERERSLERE; from the coding sequence ATGGACGAGGATCTGTGGGGGCGATTTCGAGCGAACGCGACCGGAATCGCGTCGACGCTCGTCACTGGTCTCTGGCTCGGGTTGCTGGTCGGGGATATCGGCGGCGACCTGTGGCTCGCCGTGCTCATCGTCGGGTACGTTGGGATCGTTCCCGCGGTGTCGATGCTGTTCGACGACGATGGGGGCGAAGCAGACGGATTGGACGAAGTGGACGAAGCTGTCGAAGCTGACGATGCGGGCTGGCCGAACGTCCCCGGCGAAACGGACGAAACTGGCACAACTGGCACATCTGGCACATCTGGCACATCTGGCACAACCGCCACACACGAACCCAACCAACGACTACCCGGATCTCGAGCCCCGTCGTCAGAAGACCGGGCCAACGCGCTCGCGATGCTCCGAACCAGGTACGCCGCCGGCGAGTTGACCGACGCGCAGTTCGAACACAAACTCGAGCGCTTGCTCGAGGTCGAGACACTCGAGGACGCCGAGGTCTGGGGGCGCGAACGCGACGAATCGACAGAGGAGGGGTCGGAACCGGGCGAACGGGAGCGATCGCTCGAGCGCGAGTAG
- a CDS encoding PAS domain-containing sensor histidine kinase, with product MVSPGPPPERTIADVQEFFSRTDQPSTPVFTEEVAESLEWPPQTVRHCLEALAERGEIQTKQGGDSSRIWWKAEENANDPHQDEAQFSALVSAVKDYAIFMLDPEGSVVTWNEGAEQIKGYSEAEITGEHFSTFYTEDDIADEVPDRNLETAATAGRVEDEGWRVRKDGSRFWANVTITAIRDSEGTLRGFTKVTRDMTERREYEQQLEEQAERLEQQRDDFKRELDDVFERIDDAFYALDDEFQFEYVNERAEAFFATSERELLGRKPWEVLDVDESDSLFEKFETTMVTQEPMSFERYSDPLGIWAMVRVYPSESGLSVYFRDITERKERERELELTRELLEKAERIADVGGWEIDTDTREVFWTDHLFEILAIPDGDEPPLDEALDVYHEEDRSIIEHAVEEALDSGESFDVEVRFRTPDGEVRWLHVKGDPDVDDGEVVLLRGAVQDITERKEREWELQRIRDRMEFALNATDSVVWDWDVDDDEASFYPSAESLYGTTVETWEEFVDVIHPDDRQRAQQGIEKALETGEPKHEEIRIIRNGNVRWIEAPGYPVQDDDGSTRVVGVARDITERKTYDRKLQESNERLEQFAYAVSHDLQEPLRMVSSYLQLIENRYADELDEDGEEFIEFAVDGADRMRSMIQDLLEYSRIQTEGDAFEPVELDGILEDVLADLQFQIEEHDADVTIADLPEVEGDASQLHQLFQNLLDNAIEYSGDEPPRVHVSATRDGDEWVVSVCDEGIGIDPEDQDRIFEVFQRLHTQEEYAGTGIGLALCKRIVERHGGDIWVDSALGEGATFSLSIPVPDTTG from the coding sequence ATGGTTTCGCCTGGACCACCACCGGAACGTACGATAGCGGACGTCCAGGAGTTCTTCAGTCGAACCGATCAGCCATCGACGCCAGTGTTCACCGAGGAAGTCGCCGAGTCGCTCGAGTGGCCCCCTCAAACCGTCCGTCACTGTCTGGAGGCCCTCGCTGAGCGGGGCGAAATTCAGACCAAACAGGGAGGCGACTCGAGTCGGATCTGGTGGAAGGCTGAGGAAAACGCTAACGACCCACACCAGGACGAAGCGCAGTTCAGCGCCCTCGTGAGTGCGGTCAAAGATTACGCGATTTTCATGCTCGATCCCGAGGGGTCGGTCGTCACCTGGAACGAGGGAGCCGAGCAGATCAAGGGGTATTCCGAAGCGGAGATCACTGGCGAACACTTCTCGACGTTCTATACCGAGGACGATATCGCCGACGAGGTTCCCGATCGAAATCTCGAAACTGCAGCGACAGCGGGTCGTGTCGAGGACGAGGGGTGGCGGGTCCGCAAGGACGGCTCGAGGTTCTGGGCAAACGTCACGATCACTGCCATTCGCGACAGCGAGGGCACCCTTCGAGGATTTACCAAGGTCACGCGTGACATGACCGAGCGTCGCGAGTACGAACAGCAGCTAGAAGAGCAAGCTGAACGGCTCGAACAGCAGCGAGACGACTTCAAGCGGGAACTCGACGACGTCTTCGAGCGAATTGACGACGCGTTCTACGCGCTCGACGACGAGTTCCAGTTCGAGTACGTAAACGAGCGCGCCGAGGCGTTTTTCGCTACGTCGGAACGAGAACTTCTCGGGCGAAAACCCTGGGAGGTGCTCGACGTCGACGAATCCGACTCGCTCTTCGAGAAGTTCGAGACGACGATGGTCACCCAGGAACCGATGAGCTTCGAGCGGTACTCCGACCCACTGGGAATCTGGGCGATGGTCCGCGTATACCCCTCTGAGTCCGGTCTCTCCGTGTACTTCCGGGATATCACTGAGCGGAAGGAGCGCGAAAGAGAACTCGAACTGACGCGCGAACTCCTGGAGAAGGCCGAACGCATCGCGGACGTCGGCGGCTGGGAGATCGACACCGACACTCGAGAGGTGTTCTGGACCGACCACCTCTTCGAGATTCTGGCGATACCTGATGGCGACGAACCACCGCTGGACGAAGCCCTCGACGTCTACCACGAGGAGGATCGATCGATAATCGAGCACGCCGTCGAGGAAGCTCTCGACTCCGGCGAGTCGTTCGACGTGGAGGTTCGGTTCAGAACACCCGATGGCGAGGTACGCTGGCTTCACGTCAAGGGCGACCCCGACGTCGATGACGGAGAAGTCGTCTTGCTCCGTGGCGCAGTCCAGGACATCACCGAGCGAAAAGAACGAGAGTGGGAACTCCAGCGCATCCGAGACCGGATGGAGTTCGCTCTCAATGCTACCGATTCGGTCGTCTGGGACTGGGACGTCGATGACGACGAAGCGTCGTTCTATCCCTCCGCAGAATCACTCTATGGGACGACAGTCGAAACGTGGGAGGAGTTCGTCGACGTAATTCACCCGGACGATCGACAACGAGCACAACAGGGTATCGAGAAGGCTCTCGAAACAGGTGAGCCAAAGCACGAGGAGATTCGAATTATTCGAAACGGAAACGTACGGTGGATCGAAGCGCCTGGATACCCCGTACAGGATGATGACGGTTCGACTAGGGTGGTCGGTGTGGCTCGTGACATTACTGAACGAAAGACGTACGATCGCAAACTTCAGGAGTCGAACGAGCGCCTCGAGCAGTTCGCGTACGCGGTTTCTCACGACCTCCAGGAGCCGTTACGGATGGTCTCGAGTTATCTCCAGTTGATCGAGAATCGATATGCCGACGAGCTCGACGAGGACGGTGAGGAATTCATCGAGTTCGCGGTGGATGGTGCTGACCGGATGCGGTCGATGATCCAGGACTTACTGGAGTACTCCCGTATCCAGACGGAGGGCGATGCGTTCGAACCGGTGGAACTGGATGGAATTCTCGAGGACGTGTTGGCCGATCTCCAGTTTCAGATCGAAGAACACGACGCCGACGTCACGATTGCCGATCTCCCGGAGGTCGAGGGTGATGCGAGCCAGCTTCACCAGTTATTCCAGAATTTGCTCGATAACGCTATCGAATACAGCGGTGACGAACCGCCACGCGTTCACGTCTCGGCCACACGAGACGGTGACGAGTGGGTCGTGTCGGTCTGTGACGAGGGGATCGGCATCGATCCGGAAGACCAGGATCGAATTTTCGAGGTATTCCAGCGACTCCACACGCAGGAAGAATACGCCGGTACGGGTATCGGACTCGCACTATGTAAGCGAATCGTCGAACGCCACGGCGGCGACATCTGGGTCGATTCGGCGTTGGGTGAGGGAGCGACATTTTCGTTGTCGATTCCAGTACCGGACACTACTGGTTAG